One genomic segment of Hemibagrus wyckioides isolate EC202008001 linkage group LG08, SWU_Hwy_1.0, whole genome shotgun sequence includes these proteins:
- the slc7a3b gene encoding cationic amino acid transporter 3, translating into MMHSKLIAFGRMLVRRRVLDTNEMETRFARCLSTLDLVALGVGATLGAGVYILAGEVAREKAGPAIVICFLIAALSSVLAGLCYAEFGARVPKTGSAYLYSYVTVGEIWAFITGWNLILSYVIGTASVARAWSSTFDNLVNQSISNVFSEYMSLPDTGNVLAKYPDLFALGLIMLLTCLLAFGVSESALVNKIFTGINLMVLSFVIIAGFVKGDTANWNISVEDIKNNKSPPVPEMTEFGTGGFAPFGISGILSGAATCFYAFVGFDCIATTSEEAKNPQRSIPISIVAALLICFVAYFGVSAALTLMMPYYLLNTKSPLPEAFDYVNWMPARYIVAVGSLCALSTSLLGSMFPMPRVIFAMAEDGLLFRFLSRMHKKTKTPVLATIVSGVVAALMAFLFDLAALVDLMSIGTLLAYTLVAVCVLILRYQPCSLTYSTDKNQMELQTLTEKENVTEQEKKPLNETFSFRHLLLPSSESPTKTSGLIVYVTTAVTCLFFTLLCIVLAVWGENIIKGESVWVTVVTVLSIASTICVVIIWRQPQSNEAISFKVPLLPILPLVSIFVNIYLMMQLDGPTWIRFAVWMVIGFLIYFGYGVKNSSEAMQNSEAVLEGKRETYSCKNISEVEGSVA; encoded by the exons ATGATGCACTCGAAGTTGATTGCATTTGGGAGGATGCTGGTGCGTAGGCGTGTCCTGGACACCAACGAAATGGAGACTCGCTTTGCTCGCTGTCTGTCTACTCTGGACCTCGTTGCTCTGGGGGTTGGAGCCACTTTAGGGGCTGGAGTGTATATTCTAGCTGGAGAAGTGGCCCGGGAGAAAGCTGGCCCAGCCATCGTGATTTGCTTCCTGATTGCTGCTCTGTCCTCGGTGCTTGCTGGTCTATGTTATGCTGAATTCGGAGCACGGGTCCCGAAAACAGGCTCCGCCTACCTCTACAGCTATGTGACAGTGGGTGAAATCTGGGCGTTCATCACAGGATGGAACCTCATTCTATCCTACGTAATAG GCACAGCCAGTGTAGCTCGAGCTTGGAGCTCTACTTTCGACAACCTggtgaatcagagcatctcaaaCGTTTTCAGTGAATACATGTCTCTTCCAGACACCGGCAACGTGCTGGCGAAATATCCAGATCTGTTTGCGCTTGGGCTTATCATGCTGCTTACTT GCCTGCTGGCGTttggtgtgagtgagtcagcCCTGGTGAACAAGATCTTCACAGGCATCAACCTGATGGTGTTGAGTTTTGTCATCATTGCTGGCTTTGTGAAGGGCGACACTGCCAACTGGAACATCAGTGTGGAGGAcatcaaaaacaacaaaagtccTCCAGTACCCGA AATGACGGAATTTGGCACAGGAGGTTTTGCACCATTTGGCATTTCTGGGATTTTGTCTGGTGCAGCTACTTGCTTCTATGCATTTGTGGGTTTTGACTGCATTGCCACCACAA GTGAAGAGGCCAAAAACCCACAGCGTTCAATTCCAATCAGCATAGTGGCGGCCCTGCTCATCTGCTTTGTTGCTTACTTTGGAGTGTCTGCAGCTCTCACTCTGATGATGCCTTACTACCTTTTAAACACTAAAAGCCCATTGCCTGAGGCCTTTGACTATGTGAACTGGATGCCTGCCCGATACATTGTGGCTGTAGGCTCCCTCTGCGCTCTTTCCACCAG CTTGTTGGGCTCCATGTTCCCCATGCCCCGTGTAATCTTTGCCATGGCTGAGGATGGCCTGCTGTTCCGTTTCCTCTCCCGCATGCACAAGAAAACGAAGACCCCTGTGCTTGCCACCATTGTGTCTGGTGTCGTTGCAG CTCTAATGGCCTTCTTATTTGATCTGGCTGCTTTGGTGGATCTGATGTCCATTGGGACCCTGTTGGCTTACACACTCGTGGCAGTATGTGTGCTTATCCTCAG GTACCAGCCATGCAGCCTGACTTACAGCACAGACAAAAATCAGATGGAGCTGCAGACACTGACAGAAAAGGAGAATGTGACCGAACAGGAGAAAAAGCCACTTAATGAGACGTTCTCCTTCAGACATCTGCTGCTGCCCAGCTCTGAGTCACCCACCAAGACCTCAGGCCTCATTGTCTATGTCACTACAGCTGTTACCT gtttgttttTCACTCTGCTGTGCATAGTGCTGGCAGTGTGGGGTGAGAACATCATAAAGGGGGAGTCTGTATGGGTCACTGTAGTGACAGTGCTCAGCATCGCCTCCACCATCTGCGTTGTCATCATCTGGAGACAGCCTCAGAGCAACGAGGCCATCAGCTTCAAG GTGCCTTTGCTTCCCATCTTGCCTTTGGTCAGTATCTTTGTTAACATCTACCTCATGATGCAGCTGGATGGACCAACATGGATTCGTTTTGCAGTATGGATGGTTATTG GCTTTTTGATTTACTTTGGCTATGGAGTCAAGAACAGCTCAGAAGCCATGCAGAATTCAGAAGCTGTTCTGGAAGGAAAGAGGGAGACATATTCTTGTAAAAATATCAGCGAGGTTGAAGGAAGTGTGGCTTAA